The following coding sequences are from one Shumkonia mesophila window:
- a CDS encoding cyclase family protein, whose translation MNRTIHDITLTFTPDIPRFPNTPEPTLERLRKMEEGAANNLSRLDTHVHFATHVDAPRHFIADGHGIDAIPLDVLLGPCVVVDFPDLAEIGPEDLQAKAIPPGTTRLILKTRNSELWNDYTQGFRTDFVALTPAAAEWVIGRGIRLIGIDYLSIERYQEPGRVTHRSLLGAQVVLVEGLDLRGIKAGPYELICMPLKLKGCDGAPARVALIEPEPVKEGPR comes from the coding sequence TTGAACCGGACCATTCACGACATCACGCTGACCTTCACGCCCGATATCCCGCGCTTTCCCAACACCCCGGAGCCGACGCTGGAGCGCCTGCGCAAGATGGAGGAGGGCGCCGCCAACAACCTGTCCCGCCTCGACACCCACGTCCATTTCGCCACCCACGTCGACGCGCCCAGGCACTTCATCGCCGACGGCCATGGCATCGACGCCATCCCGCTCGACGTCCTGCTGGGGCCGTGCGTGGTGGTCGACTTTCCCGATCTTGCCGAGATCGGGCCCGAGGATCTTCAGGCCAAGGCCATCCCGCCCGGCACCACGCGGCTCATCCTCAAGACCCGCAATTCGGAGCTGTGGAACGATTACACCCAGGGCTTCCGCACAGACTTCGTGGCCCTGACGCCGGCCGCCGCCGAGTGGGTGATCGGGCGCGGCATCCGACTGATCGGCATCGACTACCTGTCGATCGAGCGCTATCAGGAACCCGGCCGGGTGACGCACCGCTCACTCCTGGGCGCCCAAGTGGTGCTGGTCGAGGGGCTGGATTTGCGGGGAATCAAGGCCGGCCCCTACGAGCTGATCTGCATGCCGCTCAAGCTCAAGGGCTGCGACGGCGCGCCGGCCCGCGTCGCCCTGATCGAACCCGAGCCCGTGAAGGAAGGCCCCCGTTGA
- a CDS encoding nucleotide sugar dehydrogenase, with protein sequence MTKPRIAVIGLGYVGIPLAVALARHFPVVGYDIKSRRVAELKGGIDRTGEVDSPVLRASSLMLTDRAADMAGCDVLIVTVPTPVDADNRPDLGAVRSACETVGSVLGQGAIVVLESTVYPGVTEEICGPILEKASGLKCGRDFFLGYSPERVNPGDRTHTVERITKVVSGQTPDVTERLAAVYGAITEGGVFRARDIRTAEAAKVIENAQRDINIAFINEVTQIFQKAGLSVFDVLAAANTKWNFLDFKPGLVGGHCIGIDPFYLARWAQDLGHNPEIILAGRRLNDGMGDFVAERIDERLAKLFPNGKAGEILILGLTFKEDVPDLRNSRIVDIVRGLTGRGHTVRVHDPMADPEEAREYYGLDLLTSLDGVKDCACVVGAVRHRAYLAYTPDVLGRLVRPGGLVADVKGLWRDLPMPQGLHRWQL encoded by the coding sequence ATGACCAAACCCCGCATCGCCGTCATCGGCCTCGGTTACGTCGGCATTCCCCTGGCGGTCGCCCTGGCCCGTCATTTTCCGGTCGTCGGCTACGACATCAAGTCCCGGCGAGTGGCTGAACTCAAGGGCGGCATCGACCGTACCGGCGAGGTCGATTCCCCGGTGCTGCGGGCGTCGTCGCTCATGCTCACCGACCGCGCCGCTGACATGGCCGGCTGCGACGTCCTCATCGTCACCGTGCCGACGCCGGTCGACGCCGACAACCGGCCCGACCTCGGCGCCGTCCGCTCGGCCTGCGAGACGGTGGGAAGCGTGCTGGGCCAAGGGGCGATCGTCGTGCTGGAAAGCACCGTCTACCCAGGGGTGACCGAGGAGATCTGCGGGCCGATCCTGGAGAAGGCCTCGGGGCTTAAGTGCGGTCGCGATTTCTTCCTCGGCTATTCGCCGGAACGGGTCAATCCGGGCGATCGCACGCATACGGTCGAGCGCATCACCAAGGTGGTGTCGGGGCAGACCCCGGACGTGACCGAGCGTTTGGCCGCCGTCTACGGCGCCATCACCGAGGGCGGCGTGTTCCGGGCCCGCGACATCCGCACGGCGGAGGCGGCCAAGGTGATCGAGAACGCCCAGCGCGACATCAACATCGCCTTCATCAACGAGGTGACGCAGATCTTCCAGAAGGCCGGGCTTTCCGTCTTCGACGTGCTGGCGGCGGCCAACACCAAGTGGAACTTCCTCGATTTCAAGCCCGGCCTGGTCGGCGGACACTGCATCGGCATCGATCCCTTCTACCTGGCGCGCTGGGCACAGGACCTGGGGCACAACCCCGAGATCATCCTGGCCGGGCGACGGCTCAACGACGGCATGGGCGACTTCGTGGCGGAGCGCATCGACGAGCGCTTGGCCAAGCTGTTCCCGAACGGCAAGGCCGGCGAGATCCTGATTCTCGGCCTGACCTTCAAGGAAGACGTGCCCGACCTGCGCAACTCCAGGATCGTCGACATCGTCAGGGGGCTGACCGGCCGCGGGCACACCGTGCGTGTCCACGACCCCATGGCCGACCCCGAGGAGGCAAGGGAGTACTATGGCCTCGACCTGCTGACCTCGCTCGACGGCGTCAAGGATTGCGCCTGCGTGGTGGGTGCGGTGCGCCATCGCGCCTATTTGGCGTACACGCCCGACGTCCTGGGCCGGCTGGTGCGTCCGGGCGGGCTCGTCGCCGACGTCAAGGGCCTGTGGCGCGACCTCCCCATGCCCCAGGGGCTTCATCGCTGGCAGCTGTAA
- a CDS encoding heparinase II/III family protein, translated as MAIKDSAWVGGGSRRARWIGTPRRGVAEWLFSLPLYPLTLGGRAPRALRMVPPDLWSGDREKGARIAGGRFPFAGKTLAIPGFEALPPELSGTASDFLHGFVWLRDLRAYGGEDAAPRARALIDGWLAHYGHWRAGAWAPHVLADRLVAWLSHFRFLAADADAAFTARLLGSLAVQTRHLRRTVKRRPPNARSLRALKGLCYAALSLPGFERHFETTMRGLEQEIARQVWPDGGHIERCPAIQADVLGDCLDLRALLLAGDQDVPDWLQGAIDRMPPLLRALRHGDGGLALFNGGNEGERERLDALFAQARARGKPLSSAPHTGFHRLAAGRAVVIVDAGPPPPPGADRKAHAGTLSFEFSVGRERIVVNCGAHPEAEAHWQGALRATAAHSALVVDDVNSADLVPGGGLGRRPVDVSTGRREFDGSLLIEASHDGYRRPFGLIHRRAVFLAADGEDVRGEDELTGPGGKTFAIRFHLHPRIQASLLAEGTGVLLRTAAGHGWKFRAEGGAVSLEDSVYLGDGTPRRTRQIMVTGGLDGQGALVKWRLNRA; from the coding sequence ATGGCAATCAAGGACAGCGCATGGGTCGGCGGCGGATCGCGCCGCGCCCGGTGGATCGGCACCCCGAGGCGGGGCGTCGCCGAGTGGCTGTTCTCGCTGCCGCTCTATCCCCTGACCCTCGGCGGGCGCGCCCCGCGGGCGCTCCGGATGGTGCCGCCCGATCTGTGGTCGGGCGATCGCGAGAAGGGGGCACGGATCGCCGGTGGCCGCTTCCCCTTCGCGGGCAAGACCCTCGCCATTCCCGGGTTCGAGGCGCTGCCGCCTGAACTGTCGGGGACGGCCAGCGATTTCCTGCATGGCTTCGTCTGGCTGCGGGACCTTCGCGCCTACGGCGGAGAGGATGCGGCTCCCCGCGCCCGCGCCCTCATCGACGGCTGGCTCGCGCACTATGGCCACTGGCGGGCCGGGGCTTGGGCCCCGCACGTGTTGGCCGACCGCCTGGTCGCCTGGCTCAGCCATTTCCGCTTCCTCGCCGCCGACGCCGACGCCGCCTTCACGGCGCGCCTGCTGGGCTCGCTGGCCGTCCAGACCCGCCACCTGCGGCGCACGGTCAAGCGCCGGCCGCCCAACGCCCGCAGCCTGCGCGCGCTGAAGGGGCTTTGCTATGCGGCGCTCAGCCTGCCCGGCTTCGAGCGGCACTTCGAGACCACGATGCGGGGCCTGGAACAGGAGATCGCCCGCCAGGTCTGGCCCGACGGCGGCCATATCGAGCGCTGCCCGGCCATCCAGGCCGACGTTCTGGGCGACTGCCTGGATCTTCGGGCCCTGCTGCTGGCCGGCGACCAGGACGTCCCCGACTGGCTGCAAGGGGCGATCGACCGCATGCCGCCCTTGTTGCGCGCGCTGCGCCACGGCGACGGCGGCCTGGCCCTCTTCAACGGCGGCAACGAGGGCGAGCGCGAACGCCTGGATGCCCTGTTCGCCCAGGCCAGGGCCCGGGGCAAACCGTTGTCCAGCGCGCCGCACACCGGCTTTCACCGGTTGGCGGCCGGGCGCGCCGTCGTCATCGTCGACGCCGGTCCGCCGCCGCCGCCGGGCGCCGACCGCAAGGCCCACGCCGGTACGCTCAGCTTCGAGTTCAGCGTCGGGCGCGAGCGCATCGTCGTCAACTGCGGCGCCCATCCCGAGGCCGAGGCCCATTGGCAGGGCGCGCTTCGGGCCACCGCCGCCCACTCGGCGCTGGTCGTCGACGACGTCAACTCGGCCGATCTTGTCCCCGGCGGCGGCCTCGGCCGACGGCCGGTCGACGTCAGCACCGGGCGCCGGGAATTCGACGGCAGCCTGTTGATCGAAGCCAGCCACGACGGCTATCGCAGGCCGTTCGGCCTGATCCACCGCCGCGCCGTCTTTCTGGCCGCCGACGGCGAGGACGTGCGCGGCGAGGACGAACTGACGGGGCCGGGCGGCAAGACCTTCGCCATCCGCTTCCACCTGCATCCGCGAATCCAGGCCTCCCTGCTGGCGGAAGGCACGGGCGTCCTGTTGCGCACCGCGGCCGGTCACGGCTGGAAATTCCGCGCCGAGGGCGGCGCCGTTTCGCTCGAGGACAGCGTCTATCTGGGCGACGGAACGCCCCGCCGGACCCGGCAGATCATGGTGACAGGCGGCCTTGACGGCCAGGGCGCGCTGGTCAAGTGGCGGCTGAACCGCGCCTGA
- a CDS encoding RsmB/NOP family class I SAM-dependent RNA methyltransferase: MTTKPPDRRPRPAQKKRPEPRPPADPRAVALDVLTAVLRRGHGLDEALDGHTDLAHMEGRDRGFVRNLTATALRRKGQIDALLGSFLERSLPPKAAAVTDILRLGAAQILFFETPAHAAVDTAVSLTRARRQPTYAGLVNAVLRRLAQGGLALRDAQDAARLNTPDWLWNSWSAAYGEATCRRIAEAHLAEPPLDVSVKGDAEHWAGALGGTVLPTGSLRLHPHGPIPALPGFAEGAWWVQDAAAALPARLLGPVAGKTVLDLCAAPGGKSAQLAAAGARVIAVDRAQGRVSRLRANLARLELAVETVVADAIAWRPAEPADALLLDVPCSATGTLRRHPDAAWLRTEDDVKALGPLQQALLEAAVAMVRPGGLIVYCACSLQPEEGAQRIDALIGAGAPVARQPVGAEEVGGMAELVTEAGDLRTFPFHLDHVGGMDGFFAARLRRL; the protein is encoded by the coding sequence TTGACGACCAAGCCCCCCGACCGCCGGCCGCGCCCGGCGCAAAAGAAACGCCCCGAGCCCCGCCCGCCGGCCGATCCGCGCGCCGTGGCGCTGGACGTGCTGACCGCCGTGCTCCGGCGCGGCCACGGCCTCGACGAGGCCCTGGACGGGCACACCGACCTCGCCCACATGGAGGGGCGCGACCGCGGCTTCGTGCGCAACCTGACCGCCACCGCGCTGCGCCGCAAGGGCCAGATCGACGCCCTGCTGGGAAGCTTCCTGGAACGGTCGCTGCCCCCCAAGGCGGCCGCCGTCACCGATATCCTGCGCCTGGGCGCCGCCCAGATCCTGTTCTTCGAGACCCCGGCGCATGCCGCCGTCGACACCGCCGTCAGCCTGACCCGGGCCCGCCGCCAGCCGACCTACGCCGGCCTCGTCAACGCCGTGCTTCGCCGCCTGGCACAGGGCGGCCTGGCCCTGCGCGACGCCCAGGACGCGGCGCGCCTCAACACCCCCGACTGGCTGTGGAACTCATGGTCGGCGGCCTATGGCGAGGCGACCTGCCGGCGCATCGCCGAGGCCCATCTGGCGGAACCGCCGCTCGATGTCTCGGTGAAGGGCGACGCCGAACATTGGGCGGGCGCGCTGGGCGGCACCGTGCTTCCCACCGGCAGCCTGCGGCTCCACCCGCACGGCCCGATTCCGGCGCTGCCGGGCTTCGCCGAGGGCGCCTGGTGGGTGCAGGACGCCGCCGCCGCGCTGCCCGCCCGCCTGCTTGGGCCGGTGGCCGGCAAGACGGTGCTCGACCTCTGCGCGGCGCCAGGCGGCAAGTCCGCCCAGCTGGCCGCCGCCGGCGCCCGGGTGATCGCGGTGGATCGCGCCCAGGGCCGGGTTTCCCGCCTGCGCGCCAACCTGGCCCGCCTCGAACTCGCCGTCGAAACGGTGGTCGCCGACGCCATCGCCTGGCGGCCGGCGGAACCGGCCGACGCCCTCCTGCTCGACGTGCCGTGCTCGGCCACCGGCACGCTGCGCCGCCACCCCGACGCCGCCTGGCTGCGCACGGAAGACGACGTCAAGGCCCTGGGCCCGCTACAGCAAGCCCTGCTGGAAGCCGCCGTCGCCATGGTGCGGCCGGGCGGCCTGATCGTCTATTGCGCCTGCTCGCTGCAACCCGAGGAAGGGGCCCAGCGCATCGACGCCCTGATCGGCGCCGGCGCGCCGGTGGCGCGCCAGCCGGTCGGTGCCGAGGAGGTGGGCGGCATGGCCGAACTGGTGACGGAGGCCGGCGATCTGAGGACGTTCCCCTTCCACCTGGACCACGTAGGCGGCATGGACGGCTTCTTCGCGGCCCGCCTGCGCCGCCTGTAA